The following are encoded in a window of Mycobacterium decipiens genomic DNA:
- a CDS encoding TetR/AcrR family transcriptional regulator — protein MVGAVTQIADRPTGPSPWSPRETELLAVTLRLLQEHGYDRLTVDAVAASARASKATVYRRWPSKAELVLAAFIEGIRQVAVPPDTGTLRDDLLQLGELICHQACQHASTIRAVLVEVSRNPALNDVLQHQFLDQRKALIQYILQQAVDRGEISGAAVNYELWDLLPGYLIFRSIIPNRPPNHDTVQALVDDVILPSLTRSAG, from the coding sequence ATGGTAGGCGCTGTGACCCAGATAGCGGATCGCCCCACTGGACCCTCACCCTGGTCGCCGCGCGAGACCGAGTTGCTTGCGGTCACGTTGCGGCTGCTACAGGAGCACGGCTATGACCGGTTGACGGTGGACGCCGTTGCGGCGAGTGCCCGCGCCAGCAAGGCGACGGTGTATCGGCGCTGGCCATCGAAGGCGGAACTGGTGCTGGCCGCGTTCATTGAAGGCATCCGCCAGGTCGCGGTGCCGCCAGATACCGGCACGCTGCGCGACGATTTGCTGCAACTGGGGGAGCTGATCTGCCACCAGGCGTGCCAGCACGCCAGCACCATCCGCGCGGTGCTCGTCGAAGTGTCGCGCAATCCCGCTCTCAACGACGTCTTGCAGCATCAGTTCCTCGACCAGCGGAAAGCCCTGATCCAGTACATCCTGCAGCAGGCCGTCGACCGCGGTGAGATCTCCGGCGCGGCCGTCAACTACGAACTCTGGGACCTGTTGCCTGGCTACCTCATCTTCCGGTCCATCATCCCCAACCGGCCCCCCAATCACGACACGGTGCAAGCCCTTGTCGATGACGTGATACTCCCCAGCCTCACCCGATCTGCCGGCTAA
- a CDS encoding MmpS family transport accessory protein, whose translation MTGLVKRGWMVLVAVAVIAVAGSSVYRLHGIFGSHNDTSTAGGIANEIKPFNPKRVTLEVFGAPGTVATINYLDVNAAPQQVLDTTLPWSYTITTTQPAVFANVVAQGDSSSIGCRITVNGVVKDERIVNEVSAYTFCLDKSS comes from the coding sequence GTGACTGGTCTGGTCAAACGCGGCTGGATGGTGTTGGTGGCCGTGGCGGTGATCGCGGTCGCGGGATCTAGCGTCTATCGGCTGCATGGCATCTTCGGTTCGCATAATGACACGTCGACTGCGGGTGGCATCGCGAATGAGATCAAGCCTTTCAACCCCAAGCGAGTAACCCTCGAGGTCTTTGGCGCGCCCGGGACCGTGGCAACGATCAACTATCTGGACGTCAATGCTGCGCCGCAGCAAGTCCTCGATACCACCCTGCCGTGGTCGTACACGATAACGACGACACAACCCGCGGTCTTCGCCAACGTTGTCGCGCAAGGCGACAGCAGTTCCATCGGCTGCCGTATCACCGTCAACGGGGTGGTCAAGGACGAAAGGATTGTCAACGAAGTGAGTGCCTATACGTTCTGCCTCGACAAATCCTCATGA